In Candidatus Promineifilum breve, one genomic interval encodes:
- a CDS encoding polyribonucleotide nucleotidyltransferase: MKSDTVFTTQVGRHALTIATGKLAEQAGGAVTLQVGESLLLATATMSKNVREGLDFFPLSVDFEEKMYAAGRIPGGFFRREGKPTTEAVLTSRLTDRPLRPLFPDGMRNEVQVIVTTLSSDSIHLLDIMSVNAASAALTISDVPWNGPIGAVRVGYIDGEFVADPTVLEMANSSLDLRLAGTRDQIIMIEAAANEIPEEVMIDALAFGHQALQPIITLLEEMRAAVGKEKREPTMAVVDTAVVDLAKSRIGNRVAEVIAATTEREDRNEALDVLRDEIVTGIVAENETADPKLVREVFADAIKKAVRRRILDEGIRPDGRDFSSLRELGAEVGISPRAHGSGLFQRGQTQVLSIVALGTPREAQKLDGLSPEDSRRYMHHYNFPPFSTGETWPMRGPRRREIGHGALAENALLPMIPSEAEFPYTIRVVSEVLSSNGSTSQASVCASSLALMDCGVPIKRPVAGISVGLISDEAKSVLLTDIQGLEDHLGDMDFKVAGTTEGITAIQLDIKVQGLDLDILAQSLHQARGARMEILDAMLKAIAAPRAELSLYAPRMLTIKIDPEKIGAVIGKGGATIRGLEEEFEVSVDVQEDGTIFVAGVDGLKAEAALERIHMLTHDPDLGEIFTGRVVRITDFGAFVELAPGQDGMVHISQLASEHLQRVEDAVQMGDEVMVMVTDVSGEGKIRLSRRAVLEGWTLEEARAQDAVRKGSGGPRGGNGGRGGDRGGDRRGGGGDRGGRPQRR, encoded by the coding sequence ATGAAATCCGATACAGTTTTTACAACCCAGGTGGGACGCCACGCGCTGACCATCGCCACCGGCAAGCTGGCCGAACAGGCCGGCGGGGCCGTCACGTTGCAAGTGGGCGAATCCCTGCTGCTCGCCACGGCCACCATGTCGAAGAACGTCCGCGAAGGGCTGGACTTCTTCCCGCTCAGTGTCGACTTTGAAGAGAAAATGTACGCCGCCGGGCGTATCCCCGGTGGCTTTTTCCGCCGCGAGGGTAAGCCAACGACCGAAGCCGTGCTCACCTCGCGCCTGACCGACCGGCCGCTGCGCCCGCTCTTCCCCGACGGGATGCGCAACGAAGTGCAGGTCATCGTGACCACCCTCTCGTCCGACAGCATTCATCTGCTGGACATTATGTCGGTCAACGCCGCCAGCGCCGCCCTGACCATCTCCGACGTGCCCTGGAACGGGCCGATCGGCGCGGTGCGTGTCGGCTACATCGACGGCGAGTTCGTCGCCGACCCGACCGTGCTCGAGATGGCGAATAGCTCGCTCGATCTGCGGCTGGCCGGCACGCGCGACCAGATCATCATGATCGAGGCCGCCGCCAATGAAATCCCCGAAGAGGTGATGATCGACGCGCTGGCCTTCGGCCACCAGGCGCTTCAACCGATTATCACCCTGCTCGAAGAAATGCGCGCCGCCGTGGGCAAGGAAAAGCGCGAGCCGACTATGGCCGTCGTCGATACGGCCGTCGTCGACCTTGCCAAGAGCCGCATCGGCAATCGTGTAGCCGAGGTCATCGCCGCGACGACCGAACGCGAAGACCGCAACGAAGCCCTCGATGTCTTGCGCGATGAGATCGTCACCGGCATCGTGGCCGAAAACGAGACCGCCGACCCCAAACTGGTGCGCGAGGTCTTCGCCGACGCGATCAAGAAGGCCGTCCGCCGCCGCATCCTCGACGAAGGCATCCGGCCCGACGGCCGGGACTTCTCCTCCCTGCGCGAGTTAGGCGCCGAGGTCGGCATCAGCCCCCGCGCCCATGGCTCCGGCCTGTTCCAGCGCGGTCAGACCCAGGTGCTGTCTATCGTCGCCCTGGGAACCCCCCGCGAAGCGCAGAAGCTCGACGGCCTGTCGCCCGAGGACAGCCGCCGCTACATGCACCACTACAACTTCCCGCCCTTCTCTACCGGCGAGACGTGGCCCATGCGCGGCCCGCGCCGGCGCGAGATCGGTCACGGCGCATTGGCCGAGAACGCCCTGCTGCCGATGATCCCGTCCGAGGCGGAATTCCCCTACACCATCCGCGTCGTGTCCGAAGTGTTGTCGTCCAACGGCAGCACCAGCCAGGCCAGCGTCTGCGCCTCCAGTCTGGCGCTGATGGATTGCGGCGTGCCGATCAAGCGCCCCGTGGCCGGTATCTCGGTCGGCCTCATCTCCGACGAGGCGAAGTCCGTCCTCCTGACCGACATTCAAGGGCTTGAGGATCATCTGGGCGACATGGACTTCAAGGTCGCCGGCACCACCGAAGGCATCACCGCCATCCAGTTGGACATCAAGGTTCAAGGTCTCGATCTGGACATCCTGGCCCAATCGCTGCATCAGGCTCGTGGCGCCCGGATGGAGATTCTGGACGCCATGCTCAAGGCCATCGCCGCGCCGCGCGCGGAGTTGAGCCTCTACGCGCCGCGTATGCTGACGATCAAGATCGATCCCGAAAAGATCGGCGCGGTCATCGGCAAGGGCGGGGCGACCATCCGCGGCCTGGAAGAGGAATTCGAGGTATCGGTTGACGTGCAGGAAGACGGCACGATCTTCGTCGCCGGCGTCGATGGGCTGAAGGCCGAGGCCGCGCTGGAACGCATCCACATGCTGACCCACGACCCCGACCTGGGCGAAATCTTCACCGGCCGGGTCGTGCGCATCACCGACTTCGGCGCGTTTGTCGAACTGGCCCCCGGTCAGGACGGCATGGTCCACATCTCCCAATTGGCCTCGGAGCATTTGCAGCGCGTCGAGGACGCGGTGCAGATGGGCGACGAGGTCATGGTCATGGTGACCGACGTCAGCGGCGAGGGCAAGATTCGCCTGTCGCGGCGGGCCGTGCTGGAGGGCTGGACCTTGGAAGAGGCCCGCGCCCAGGACGCCGTGCGCAAGGGCAGCGGCGGCCCGCGCGGCGGCAACGGTGGCCGGGGTGGCGACCGCGGCGGCGACCGTCGCGGCGGCGGCGGCGACCGTGGTGGCCGTCCGCAGCGCCGTTAA